In the genome of Fretibacterium sp. OH1220_COT-178, one region contains:
- a CDS encoding glycosyltransferase family 4 protein yields MIDVELFLLGLGGFFWGGLITPFSIRLAQSYRILDLPDARKIHTDQVPRGAGLGLWAGYLLWSLYAVGTTPAVRVIALGATIVFFAGYVDDMRSLSPFLRLGLHLLGSALAVLPLGLPPTTALVCILWGAGVTSAYNLIDGVNGLCLSLFIASSSGLAFLGAVPVGVTLAAMALGVLCWNFPWAQTFLGDGGSTLLGYIFAVHFLTAAAPTLRTVGPHELILLLLLFGGVPVLDTMVAFVRRILRGKSPFYPDKGHLHHRLMRLTGSPFWAVVCLWLMQSAFLAGGIAVYGRLS; encoded by the coding sequence TTGATCGACGTCGAACTGTTCCTGCTGGGGCTTGGAGGCTTTTTCTGGGGCGGCCTGATCACGCCGTTCTCCATTCGCCTGGCCCAGAGCTACCGCATCCTGGACCTGCCGGACGCCAGAAAGATCCATACGGATCAGGTGCCGCGCGGCGCCGGGCTGGGACTCTGGGCGGGATACCTGCTGTGGTCGCTCTATGCGGTGGGGACGACGCCGGCCGTGCGGGTGATCGCGCTTGGGGCGACGATCGTCTTCTTCGCCGGTTACGTCGACGACATGCGCTCCCTCAGCCCCTTTCTCAGGCTGGGGCTCCATCTGCTGGGCTCGGCCCTGGCCGTTCTGCCCCTGGGGCTGCCCCCCACGACCGCCCTCGTCTGCATCCTCTGGGGGGCGGGGGTGACCAGCGCCTACAACCTGATCGATGGGGTCAATGGCCTTTGCCTCTCGCTTTTCATCGCCTCCTCCTCGGGGCTGGCCTTTCTGGGGGCCGTACCCGTCGGGGTGACCCTGGCGGCGATGGCCCTGGGGGTGCTGTGCTGGAATTTTCCGTGGGCCCAGACTTTTTTGGGGGACGGCGGGAGCACGCTGCTGGGCTATATTTTCGCCGTCCATTTTCTGACCGCCGCAGCCCCGACGCTCCGGACCGTGGGGCCCCACGAACTGATCCTGCTGCTCCTGCTGTTCGGCGGGGTTCCGGTGCTGGACACGATGGTCGCCTTCGTCCGCCGCATCCTGAGGGGCAAATCCCCCTTTTATCCCGACAAGGGGCACCTGCACCATCGCCTGATGCGCCTTACGGGCTCCCCGTTCTGGGCCGTCGTCTGCCTGTGGCTGATGCAGTCGGCCTTCCTCGCGGGGGGGATCGCGGTGTATGGGCGGCTGTCCTGA
- the wecB gene encoding non-hydrolyzing UDP-N-acetylglucosamine 2-epimerase, protein MRRVTCVVGTRPEAIKMAPLIRLLREDGRFAVTVLASGQHTDMLQQALAHFCIDADVNLNVMRERQTLDHVTSAVLLGVGAFLDRAPQDMLLVHGDTTTTLGAALAGFYRGVPVGHVEAGLRSHNMALPFPEEANRVLTDRLASLHFAPTPRDAENLRREGASEARIFVTGNTVIDALYWTLENLAPAEILRDVPEDVPLVLMTAHRRESWGTPLVSICEGVAALLREHPEVRVLVPLHKNPAVRDVIRRELGASPQVILTEPLSYPDFVSVMNRSLFIVSDSGGIQEEASALRKPVLILREVSERPEAIFEGTGVLVGTRPDAILRESLRLLEDPAYRAVFSERGMPFGDGRASSKIRDVVLEYLDGAPREGF, encoded by the coding sequence ATGCGTAGAGTAACCTGTGTCGTGGGGACCCGGCCGGAGGCCATCAAGATGGCGCCGCTCATACGCCTGCTGAGGGAGGATGGGCGTTTTGCCGTCACCGTCCTGGCCAGCGGTCAGCATACCGACATGCTTCAGCAGGCGCTGGCGCATTTTTGCATCGATGCGGACGTCAATTTGAACGTCATGAGGGAGCGGCAGACGCTCGATCACGTCACGTCGGCCGTGCTGCTGGGGGTCGGCGCCTTCCTGGACCGGGCTCCGCAGGACATGCTGCTGGTGCACGGGGACACGACCACGACGCTCGGAGCGGCCCTGGCGGGCTTCTATCGCGGGGTCCCCGTGGGGCACGTGGAGGCCGGATTGCGCAGCCACAACATGGCCCTTCCCTTTCCGGAGGAGGCCAATCGGGTGCTGACGGACCGCCTCGCCTCGCTTCACTTCGCCCCCACTCCCAGGGATGCGGAGAACCTGAGGCGCGAGGGGGCATCGGAGGCCCGTATTTTCGTCACCGGAAACACCGTCATCGACGCACTGTACTGGACGCTCGAGAACCTCGCTCCGGCGGAGATCCTGCGGGACGTCCCCGAGGACGTCCCGCTCGTGCTGATGACGGCCCACCGGAGGGAGTCGTGGGGGACGCCGCTGGTCTCCATCTGCGAGGGCGTTGCGGCGCTCCTGAGGGAGCATCCCGAGGTCCGGGTGCTCGTCCCGCTCCACAAGAATCCGGCCGTCCGCGACGTCATCCGCAGGGAGCTGGGGGCCTCCCCGCAGGTGATCCTGACGGAGCCCCTGTCGTATCCCGACTTCGTCTCGGTGATGAACAGGAGCCTTTTCATCGTGAGCGACAGCGGGGGTATCCAGGAGGAGGCCTCCGCGCTCAGGAAGCCCGTCCTGATCCTGAGGGAGGTCTCGGAGCGTCCGGAGGCCATTTTCGAGGGGACGGGGGTCCTTGTGGGGACCCGCCCCGACGCCATCCTTCGGGAGTCCCTGCGGCTTTTGGAGGACCCGGCCTATCGGGCGGTGTTTTCGGAACGGGGGATGCCCTTCGGGGACGGCAGGGCGTCCTCGAAGATCAGGGATGTCGTCTTGGAATACCTGGACGGGGCTCCGCGGGAGGGGTTTTAG
- the murA gene encoding UDP-N-acetylglucosamine 1-carboxyvinyltransferase gives MNVMRIEGGTPLKGTVRTQGAKNAALPVMAACLLLKGGTLTLDNVPDLYDVSTMIELLGTLGVKVSREEDRVRLNVPDEVVWEAPEHLVRKMRASSLVLGPLLARCGRAALPLPGGCSIGSRPIDLHLKGLVQMGAKIEIRNGVVHAVADQLRGRRIYLDFPSVGATENLMMAAALARGETIIENTAREPEIENLAAVLRAMGVPIEMEGTGCVRIKGIEEVREGCERVIPDRIEACTYILAGVMTGGEITVSDIVPAHIDALLAKLEEAGANFVVRGREVAVFPVGRLKSVSLKTMPYPGFPTDLQPQMTAALALAGGVSMVEESVFQARFLYAEELNRMGAEIRIKGDTAIVNGVKALDGATVRATDLRAGAALILAGLAASGETRIEDMVHVWRGYEAIDRKLRGLGARVSLEEGVGG, from the coding sequence ATGAATGTCATGAGGATAGAGGGGGGGACGCCCCTCAAGGGGACCGTCCGGACTCAGGGGGCGAAGAACGCGGCGCTGCCCGTGATGGCGGCCTGCCTGCTCCTGAAGGGGGGGACGCTGACGCTCGACAACGTCCCCGACCTTTATGACGTGAGCACGATGATCGAGCTGCTCGGAACCCTTGGCGTGAAGGTCTCCCGGGAGGAGGACCGCGTCCGGCTGAACGTCCCCGATGAGGTCGTCTGGGAGGCGCCGGAGCACCTGGTGCGCAAGATGAGGGCCTCCTCGCTGGTCCTCGGGCCCCTCCTGGCGCGCTGCGGCCGTGCGGCCCTGCCCCTGCCGGGCGGGTGCTCCATCGGCAGCAGGCCCATAGACCTGCACCTGAAGGGGCTGGTGCAGATGGGGGCGAAGATCGAGATCCGAAACGGCGTGGTGCACGCGGTCGCGGATCAGCTACGGGGCCGGCGGATCTACCTCGACTTCCCGTCGGTGGGGGCTACGGAGAATCTCATGATGGCCGCGGCCCTGGCCCGGGGGGAGACGATCATCGAGAACACCGCCCGCGAGCCGGAGATCGAGAACCTCGCGGCGGTCCTGAGGGCCATGGGGGTCCCCATCGAGATGGAGGGGACGGGCTGCGTCCGCATCAAGGGGATCGAGGAGGTCCGGGAGGGATGCGAGCGGGTCATCCCCGACCGCATCGAGGCCTGCACCTACATTCTGGCCGGGGTCATGACCGGCGGGGAGATCACCGTGAGCGACATCGTCCCCGCCCACATCGACGCCCTGCTGGCCAAACTGGAGGAGGCCGGAGCGAACTTCGTCGTGAGGGGCAGGGAGGTGGCCGTGTTTCCCGTCGGCCGGCTGAAGTCCGTCTCCCTCAAGACGATGCCCTACCCGGGTTTCCCCACGGATCTGCAGCCCCAGATGACTGCGGCGCTGGCGCTGGCCGGCGGCGTCAGCATGGTGGAGGAGAGCGTCTTCCAGGCCCGATTCCTGTACGCCGAGGAGCTCAATCGGATGGGGGCGGAGATCCGCATCAAAGGGGACACGGCCATCGTCAACGGGGTGAAGGCGCTGGACGGGGCCACCGTCAGGGCGACGGACCTGCGTGCGGGGGCCGCCCTGATCCTTGCCGGGCTGGCCGCGTCCGGCGAGACTCGCATCGAGGATATGGTCCACGTGTGGCGCGGGTACGAGGCGATCGACCGCAAGCTTCGCGGCCTGGGCGCCCGCGTTTCGCTCGAGGAGGGGGTTGGGGGATGA
- a CDS encoding uracil-DNA glycosylase — MDGVEGELRVPSGREEAAWNELRSRVESCGRCGLCETRTRTVFGQGALRTPLAFVGEGPGADEDREGLAFVGRAGQLLTQILNAAGIDRESVFITNVVKCRPPNNRVPTQEEMMRCGDFLEAQLLLLRPRLLVCLGNTPMRWILKTSEGITALRGRWFEWRGIEVMPMFHPSYLLRNDSRQKGSPKDLTWQDVQKLKARLDEIRKENVERS, encoded by the coding sequence ATGGACGGTGTGGAGGGTGAGCTCCGCGTCCCATCGGGACGGGAGGAGGCGGCCTGGAACGAGTTGCGCTCCCGCGTCGAGTCGTGTGGGCGCTGCGGGCTCTGCGAGACCCGTACCCGCACGGTCTTTGGACAGGGGGCGCTGCGGACGCCGCTCGCGTTCGTCGGAGAGGGGCCCGGTGCGGACGAGGACAGGGAGGGATTGGCCTTCGTCGGAAGGGCCGGTCAGCTTCTCACGCAGATCCTCAACGCGGCCGGTATCGATCGGGAGTCGGTATTCATCACGAACGTGGTCAAGTGCCGCCCTCCGAACAACCGGGTCCCCACGCAGGAGGAGATGATGCGGTGCGGGGATTTCCTGGAGGCGCAGCTCCTGCTGCTCCGTCCCCGCCTTCTCGTCTGCCTCGGCAACACGCCGATGCGCTGGATACTCAAGACCTCGGAGGGCATCACGGCCCTCCGAGGGCGCTGGTTCGAGTGGCGGGGCATCGAGGTGATGCCCATGTTCCACCCCAGCTATCTTCTGCGCAACGACTCCCGCCAGAAGGGCAGTCCGAAGGACCTCACGTGGCAGGACGTCCAAAAACTGAAGGCGCGCCTGGACGAAATAAGGAAGGAGAACGTCGAGCGATCATGA
- the uppS gene encoding polyprenyl diphosphate synthase: MKTVPDHLAIILDGNGRWAKRRGLPRLMGHRAGLRKLEEMVRLVKRQGIRYFSVYAFSTENWNRPKMEVDGLMSLFRYYIRHKVDAIKAEGGRIRFAGRRENIPADLLEMMRWAEERTAGETTIDFILCLNYGGRAEVLDAVNALLESGHRGPVTEADLRRFFYLPDVPDPDLIVRTSGELRLSNFWLWEAAYSEFYFTDIHWPDFDEAALRTALEDYAGRERRYGGLKS, translated from the coding sequence ATGAAAACAGTGCCCGATCACCTGGCAATCATTCTGGATGGGAACGGGAGGTGGGCCAAGCGCCGCGGGCTGCCGCGGCTCATGGGGCATCGTGCCGGCCTGAGAAAACTCGAGGAGATGGTCCGCCTCGTCAAACGTCAGGGAATCCGCTATTTCTCGGTCTACGCCTTTTCGACCGAGAACTGGAACAGGCCCAAGATGGAGGTCGATGGACTGATGAGCCTGTTCCGTTACTATATCCGCCACAAGGTCGACGCGATCAAGGCGGAGGGGGGGCGCATCCGTTTTGCCGGCAGGCGCGAGAACATCCCCGCGGATCTGCTGGAGATGATGCGCTGGGCCGAGGAGCGCACCGCGGGGGAGACGACGATCGACTTCATCCTCTGCCTGAACTACGGCGGCCGCGCCGAGGTGCTGGACGCCGTCAACGCCCTTCTGGAGAGCGGGCACCGGGGGCCGGTCACGGAGGCCGACCTGCGAAGGTTCTTCTACCTTCCGGACGTTCCCGACCCCGACCTGATCGTGCGTACGAGCGGCGAGCTGCGCCTCAGCAACTTCTGGCTGTGGGAGGCCGCCTACAGCGAGTTCTATTTTACGGACATCCACTGGCCCGACTTCGACGAGGCCGCCCTCAGGACGGCGCTCGAGGACTATGCCGGACGGGAGAGGCGCTATGGCGGGCTCAAATCCTAG
- a CDS encoding phosphatidate cytidylyltransferase, giving the protein MAGSNPSREFVQRTLSGAVIVLGIIGGIYLGGWAWILVVSLLALVSLSEYYRLLGKRMKLSRGIGYICALSVLLSSAEGVRPVSIALILSLSTYAIFMVEMMRRQTTQQSFAVGNVGGTLSGVLFIVIPWTCILLLRSFPMGNLILVSLFACTWGCDVMAYLIGARWGRFRLCEYISPKKTWEGFIGGVVGSFLVIAVVIYVLEQPPYPLFLIAPICGLAGQLGDLAESLVKRELDEKDSGRIIPGHGGVLDRFDSILINGLLTYLLFGVVLA; this is encoded by the coding sequence ATGGCGGGCTCAAATCCTAGCCGGGAGTTCGTTCAGCGGACCCTGAGCGGCGCCGTCATCGTCCTGGGGATCATCGGCGGCATCTACCTCGGCGGGTGGGCGTGGATCCTCGTCGTCTCCCTGCTGGCGCTCGTCTCCCTGAGCGAGTATTACCGCCTGCTCGGCAAGCGCATGAAACTTTCGCGGGGAATCGGCTACATCTGCGCGCTGTCGGTGCTCCTCTCGTCGGCGGAGGGGGTTCGCCCGGTATCGATCGCCCTGATCCTGTCGCTGAGCACCTACGCCATCTTCATGGTCGAGATGATGCGGCGGCAGACGACGCAGCAGAGCTTCGCGGTGGGCAACGTGGGCGGCACCCTGTCGGGGGTGCTCTTCATCGTCATCCCCTGGACCTGCATTCTGCTGCTCCGCAGTTTTCCGATGGGAAACCTGATCCTGGTCTCGCTTTTCGCCTGTACATGGGGCTGCGACGTCATGGCCTACCTGATCGGGGCGCGGTGGGGCCGGTTCAGGCTCTGCGAGTACATCAGCCCCAAGAAGACCTGGGAGGGGTTCATCGGAGGGGTCGTGGGCAGCTTTCTGGTGATCGCCGTCGTCATCTACGTCCTGGAGCAGCCGCCCTACCCCCTCTTTCTGATCGCCCCGATCTGCGGCCTCGCCGGCCAGCTTGGGGACCTCGCGGAGTCCCTCGTCAAGCGGGAGCTCGACGAGAAGGACTCCGGCCGGATCATTCCCGGGCATGGGGGCGTCCTGGACCGTTTTGACAGCATTCTGATCAACGGGCTCCTGACCTACCTCCTGTTCGGGGTCGTCCTGGCATGA
- a CDS encoding 1-deoxy-D-xylulose-5-phosphate reductoisomerase, protein MTGPEGGQGRKRVAVIGATGSVGTAVLDVCRAHPGAFEVRALAARTDSEKLTALAAEFGATMLCVHDAPPGSGSALCGTRGLVAVAEDPGVDHVVFASSGTAAIPALQAALRAGKEVSLANKESIVVAGPWVMPLVRFRDQLRPLDSEHNAVWQCLHGEEAPVRRIFLTASGGPFRDWPASKLDAVTPEMALRHPVWAMGAKITIDSATLMNKGIELIEAMILFGLEPHQVEALVSPGSFVHALAEFEDGSVKMLAGPPDMRLPAASCLFWPERRFPCERVGRPVLAPRTIAFEPPDEGRFPALRLAREAMERRGPLPAVLVGADEVAVDRFLEGRIGFTAIARAVEETMGACPLPAPASLEEALSALDWARRYCAKICDAWEA, encoded by the coding sequence ATGACGGGGCCGGAGGGAGGGCAGGGCCGGAAGCGGGTTGCGGTCATCGGGGCCACGGGCAGCGTGGGGACGGCCGTGCTGGACGTCTGCCGCGCCCATCCCGGGGCGTTCGAGGTCCGTGCCCTGGCCGCCCGCACGGACTCCGAAAAACTGACGGCGTTGGCGGCGGAGTTCGGTGCTACAATGCTCTGTGTCCACGACGCGCCGCCCGGTTCGGGGTCGGCGCTTTGCGGCACCCGGGGACTCGTCGCCGTGGCGGAGGACCCCGGGGTGGATCACGTGGTCTTCGCTTCGTCCGGGACGGCGGCCATACCCGCTCTGCAGGCCGCCCTCCGCGCAGGGAAGGAGGTCTCCCTGGCGAACAAGGAGAGCATCGTGGTCGCAGGGCCATGGGTGATGCCCCTGGTGCGTTTCCGGGATCAATTGCGCCCCCTGGACAGCGAGCACAATGCCGTCTGGCAATGTCTTCACGGGGAGGAGGCCCCCGTGCGGCGAATCTTTCTCACGGCCTCCGGGGGCCCCTTTCGGGACTGGCCGGCCTCGAAGCTCGATGCCGTGACCCCCGAGATGGCCCTTCGGCATCCCGTCTGGGCGATGGGGGCGAAGATCACGATCGACAGCGCCACCCTGATGAACAAGGGTATCGAGCTCATCGAGGCGATGATCCTCTTCGGCCTCGAGCCGCATCAGGTGGAGGCCCTGGTCTCGCCGGGCTCCTTCGTCCACGCCCTCGCCGAGTTCGAGGACGGCAGCGTCAAGATGCTCGCCGGCCCTCCGGATATGCGGCTGCCGGCCGCCTCCTGCCTTTTCTGGCCGGAGCGCCGTTTCCCCTGCGAGCGCGTCGGCCGGCCCGTCCTGGCGCCTCGGACGATCGCCTTCGAGCCCCCGGACGAGGGACGTTTCCCCGCCCTGAGGCTTGCGCGGGAGGCGATGGAGCGAAGGGGACCTCTTCCCGCCGTGCTGGTGGGGGCGGACGAGGTGGCCGTCGATCGGTTCCTGGAGGGGCGCATCGGGTTTACGGCCATAGCCCGGGCCGTGGAGGAGACGATGGGGGCCTGTCCGCTTCCCGCCCCCGCCTCCCTGGAGGAGGCGCTCTCGGCGCTGGACTGGGCCCGTCGGTATTGTGCAAAGATCTGCGATGCGTGGGAGGCGTGA
- the rseP gene encoding RIP metalloprotease RseP, whose product MLTSVVAFIIVIAICVLIHEFGHYITARLLGVQVHEFAFGMGPAIKQIERKGRSRMLWSWRLFPVGGFCRLAGMGEESGEETVLPGMGFNEQPAWKRFFILLNGSLFNVLLAFLLTAVFLCGHGVMNMEDTKIGTLMEGFPAQRAGLEAGDRIVAVNGRPVGHWREMSAALRDAAAKGDVTIEVQRADRTLTVTTPIPDNAEYGHPMLGVTPALERYAPGRALRNAVGYTWGMTKLMLKGVWDWVAQRQEVDVTGPIGIASMSGRALREGPWSFVTFLALISLNLGLLNLFPIPALDGGRIVFVLLEMVFRRRLPERVENWIHMTGFALLIALMIFITWQDVYNLFWAR is encoded by the coding sequence ATGTTGACAAGTGTGGTTGCGTTCATCATCGTCATCGCCATCTGCGTGCTGATTCACGAGTTCGGGCACTACATCACGGCGCGCCTTCTGGGCGTGCAGGTGCACGAGTTCGCCTTCGGCATGGGGCCGGCGATCAAACAGATCGAGCGGAAGGGCCGGTCCCGGATGCTTTGGTCCTGGCGGCTTTTTCCGGTCGGCGGTTTCTGCCGTCTGGCCGGCATGGGGGAGGAGTCCGGCGAGGAGACCGTGCTCCCGGGCATGGGGTTCAACGAGCAGCCCGCCTGGAAGCGCTTCTTCATCCTCCTGAACGGCTCCCTCTTCAACGTTCTGCTGGCGTTCCTGCTGACGGCGGTCTTTCTCTGCGGGCACGGCGTCATGAACATGGAGGACACGAAGATCGGGACCCTGATGGAGGGCTTCCCGGCGCAGCGCGCCGGGCTCGAGGCCGGGGACCGCATCGTAGCGGTCAACGGCAGGCCCGTCGGGCATTGGCGCGAGATGTCGGCCGCATTGCGCGACGCCGCGGCGAAGGGGGACGTCACCATCGAGGTCCAGCGCGCCGATCGGACGCTGACCGTGACGACGCCCATTCCCGACAATGCGGAGTACGGGCACCCCATGCTGGGGGTTACCCCGGCGCTCGAGCGCTACGCCCCCGGCCGCGCCCTGCGGAACGCGGTGGGGTACACCTGGGGGATGACGAAGCTCATGCTCAAGGGGGTCTGGGACTGGGTGGCGCAGCGCCAGGAGGTCGACGTGACGGGGCCCATCGGCATCGCCTCGATGTCCGGCCGCGCTCTGCGCGAGGGGCCCTGGAGCTTCGTGACCTTTTTGGCGCTGATCAGCCTGAATCTGGGCCTCCTCAACCTCTTTCCCATCCCGGCCCTGGACGGGGGGCGCATCGTCTTCGTGCTGCTGGAGATGGTGTTCCGCCGGCGGCTGCCGGAGCGGGTTGAGAACTGGATCCACATGACGGGGTTCGCCCTGCTCATCGCCCTGATGATCTTCATCACCTGGCAGGACGTTTACAACCTCTTCTGGGCGCGATGA
- the ispG gene encoding flavodoxin-dependent (E)-4-hydroxy-3-methylbut-2-enyl-diphosphate synthase: MKRQVRIGPLSVGGGAPVRVESMLKTPLSDRAACLAQCESLLRSGCELARVALPRAEDAGGLAWLLPRTELPLMADIHFDPALALAAMAAGCRSIRINPGNMPLGRLNEMIRAAKDAGVVIRIGANGGSLSGRQLDEAEGDRAAALFLAVREQAELLLENGFEDIILSAKSSSVSEMVRANVLIARAFPGFPLHIGLTEAGPGDGGIVKSTAGISALLSQGIGDTLRVSLTDEPEREVRVGYEILKALSLRSRGVNLISCPTCGRRRADVMRLVALIEPMLEGLPDGTSVAVMGCEVNGPKEAKHARLGIAGTPSGAVLFREGRVVGEYAFEALPEVLPRFFAADGKVDGGQDS, from the coding sequence ATGAAGCGCCAGGTTCGTATCGGGCCCCTTTCCGTCGGGGGGGGGGCGCCGGTTCGTGTGGAGAGCATGCTCAAGACGCCCCTCTCGGACCGCGCGGCCTGTCTCGCTCAGTGCGAGAGCCTCCTGAGGTCGGGATGCGAACTGGCCCGCGTGGCCCTGCCGAGGGCGGAGGATGCGGGTGGCCTGGCATGGCTCCTGCCCCGGACCGAACTTCCCCTGATGGCGGACATCCATTTCGATCCCGCCCTGGCCCTGGCCGCGATGGCCGCGGGGTGCCGCAGCATACGGATCAACCCCGGAAACATGCCCCTGGGGCGGCTGAACGAGATGATCCGGGCCGCGAAGGACGCCGGGGTCGTGATCCGGATCGGCGCCAACGGGGGTTCTCTTTCGGGCCGTCAGCTCGACGAGGCGGAGGGCGACCGGGCCGCCGCGCTCTTTCTGGCGGTCAGGGAGCAGGCCGAGCTTCTGCTGGAGAACGGCTTCGAGGACATCATCCTCTCGGCAAAGTCCTCGTCCGTTTCCGAGATGGTGCGGGCCAACGTTCTGATCGCCCGGGCCTTTCCCGGTTTTCCTCTGCACATCGGTCTGACGGAGGCGGGGCCCGGGGACGGAGGGATCGTCAAGAGCACGGCCGGGATCTCGGCACTGCTGAGTCAGGGGATCGGAGATACGCTGCGCGTCTCCCTGACCGACGAGCCGGAACGCGAGGTTCGGGTGGGCTACGAGATCCTGAAGGCGCTCTCCCTGCGTTCCCGGGGCGTCAACCTGATCTCCTGCCCGACCTGCGGCCGCAGGCGCGCGGACGTCATGCGCCTCGTGGCGCTCATCGAGCCGATGCTCGAAGGGCTGCCCGACGGGACGAGCGTGGCCGTCATGGGCTGTGAGGTCAACGGCCCCAAGGAGGCGAAGCACGCCCGGCTGGGGATCGCCGGGACGCCTTCCGGTGCGGTGCTGTTCCGGGAGGGGCGGGTCGTCGGCGAATATGCCTTCGAGGCCCTGCCGGAGGTGTTGCCGCGCTTTTTCGCGGCGGACGGCAAGGTGGACGGGGGGCAGGATTCCTGA